A part of Gemmatimonas groenlandica genomic DNA contains:
- the recR gene encoding recombination mediator RecR, with amino-acid sequence MSVIDDLTSELARLPGIGRKTALRLTYHLLRQPHSQSRRLAEALVLLTERVRACDRCHNLTESPLCALCADPRRDPAIVCVVEEASDIASIERAGEFRGLYHVLGGRLSPLDGVGPDDLAIGDLLARIEPEGVKEVILATNPSLEGEATALYVQRQLLARGVRITRIARGLPVGGDLEYADGVTIAQALSARREML; translated from the coding sequence TTGAGCGTCATCGACGATCTCACGAGTGAGCTGGCGCGGCTCCCCGGCATCGGCCGCAAGACCGCGCTCCGACTCACCTATCACTTGCTGCGGCAGCCACACTCGCAGAGTCGTCGGCTGGCCGAAGCGCTCGTGCTGCTCACCGAGCGTGTGCGCGCCTGCGACCGGTGCCACAACCTCACCGAGTCGCCGCTGTGCGCGCTCTGTGCCGATCCGCGGCGCGACCCCGCCATCGTGTGCGTGGTCGAGGAAGCGTCCGACATCGCCTCGATCGAGCGGGCGGGCGAATTTCGCGGACTCTACCACGTGCTGGGTGGGCGCCTGTCGCCCCTGGATGGCGTCGGGCCTGACGATCTGGCCATCGGCGACCTCCTCGCCCGGATCGAACCCGAAGGGGTCAAGGAGGTCATTCTGGCTACGAATCCATCGCTCGAAGGCGAAGCGACCGCGTTGTACGTCCAACGGCAGCTGCTGGCGCGCGGCGTACGGATTACCCGCATCGCCCGCGGCCTGCCCGTCGGCGGCGATCTCGAATATGCCGATGGCGTGACGATCGCCCAAGCGTTGTCCGCCCGTCGGGAGATGCTCTGA
- a CDS encoding YbaB/EbfC family nucleoid-associated protein, with protein sequence MDLFKMMGQFKDMQSRMQTMQDEMSQRTFSALAGGGMVAADVDGKMQLKRIKLDPTVVNANDIEMLEDLIVVAVAEAQKKAAEAMQMELSKVTGGIDLPFKLPF encoded by the coding sequence ATGGATTTGTTCAAGATGATGGGTCAGTTCAAGGACATGCAGTCGCGCATGCAGACCATGCAGGACGAGATGTCGCAGCGCACGTTCTCGGCACTCGCTGGCGGTGGCATGGTGGCGGCCGACGTCGACGGCAAGATGCAGCTCAAACGCATCAAACTCGACCCGACGGTCGTGAACGCCAACGACATCGAGATGCTCGAAGATCTCATCGTCGTCGCAGTCGCCGAAGCGCAGAAGAAGGCGGCCGAAGCCATGCAGATGGAGCTCAGCAAAGTCACTGGCGGCATCGATCTGCCGTTCAAGCTTCCGTTTTGA
- the dnaX gene encoding DNA polymerase III subunit gamma/tau encodes MSLALARKYRPRNFATVAVQSHVANTLKGAIASGRVAHGYLLCGPRGTGKTTLARVLAMALNCEELADARRMSGTAAATEFSEAMAAAGEPCGRCTSCQRIWSGSASLDVVEIDAASNGGVADARELRERAMYAPSGDDRYKVYIIDEAHMLSRDAWNALLKVLEEPPPRVVFVFATTEAQKVLPTVISRLQRFDLKRIGPAEIRERLAAVLTEEGVRFEPDALGMIAGAADGGLRDALSLTDQVLSLGETAEVTAERVRTALGLVPEEEYLLLLDIIAQRRAVDVFGAVQRQADGGVDLMLLLAGIGRMLRAQLTIALGGVPPELSERMRSALTERKGQVSAGDLLRMLHALLEIEPMYRRSGQPQLLLETLLVRFALLDRTVELEEVIKGFGTGGHDDPPPRRVAHEARVASAHAIPPSPPPAVAPALAQTAPAMVASPLVAAPLVAPPRSATQQVAEAAAAPQRAEQRPTPRAAAAAPRVGPPPTVEQLKARWERVSDAIKTAGRGMLAQAVARLVPASVSAHGSVALTYDPADDTFARAADGARPDILAALQACFDGVTGVTVVSSVNASAQAQSRAPRDTTKRLTAHDVQQQRTEQLSSKDPLLEAAVRALDLELLD; translated from the coding sequence ATGTCGCTCGCTCTCGCCCGCAAATACCGCCCACGGAACTTCGCTACCGTGGCGGTGCAGTCACATGTCGCCAATACCCTGAAGGGCGCGATCGCCAGTGGGCGTGTCGCGCACGGGTATCTGCTCTGCGGTCCACGGGGGACCGGCAAGACCACGCTGGCCCGTGTGCTGGCGATGGCGCTCAACTGTGAGGAGCTCGCCGACGCCCGACGGATGAGCGGGACGGCTGCCGCCACCGAGTTCAGCGAGGCGATGGCCGCCGCCGGTGAACCGTGCGGCCGATGCACCAGCTGTCAGCGCATCTGGAGTGGAAGTGCGTCGCTCGACGTCGTCGAGATTGACGCCGCGTCGAATGGTGGCGTGGCCGATGCCCGCGAGCTGCGCGAGCGCGCCATGTATGCGCCGTCCGGTGATGACCGCTACAAGGTCTACATCATCGACGAAGCGCATATGCTGTCGCGCGATGCATGGAACGCGCTGCTCAAGGTGCTCGAGGAACCGCCCCCACGCGTGGTGTTTGTCTTCGCCACGACCGAGGCGCAGAAGGTGCTCCCGACGGTGATTTCGCGACTGCAGCGATTCGATTTGAAGCGCATCGGCCCCGCGGAGATCCGTGAACGGCTGGCGGCGGTGCTCACCGAAGAGGGCGTGCGCTTCGAGCCCGATGCGTTGGGCATGATCGCCGGCGCGGCCGACGGTGGGCTGCGTGACGCGTTGTCGCTTACCGATCAGGTGTTGTCGCTCGGCGAGACGGCCGAGGTCACGGCGGAGCGCGTGCGCACCGCGTTGGGGCTCGTCCCCGAAGAAGAGTATCTGCTGCTGCTCGATATCATCGCCCAGCGTCGCGCCGTCGACGTGTTCGGCGCCGTGCAGCGTCAGGCTGACGGCGGGGTTGATCTCATGCTGTTGCTGGCCGGCATCGGCCGCATGTTGCGAGCGCAGCTCACGATCGCCCTCGGTGGCGTACCACCCGAGCTCTCGGAGCGCATGCGCAGTGCGCTCACTGAGCGAAAGGGACAAGTCTCCGCCGGCGACTTGCTGCGCATGCTGCACGCGCTGCTCGAGATCGAGCCGATGTATCGTCGCAGCGGCCAGCCGCAGCTCTTGCTGGAAACGTTGCTCGTGCGCTTCGCCCTGCTCGATCGTACGGTGGAACTCGAAGAGGTCATCAAGGGCTTCGGCACCGGTGGTCACGACGATCCGCCGCCGCGTCGCGTCGCGCACGAGGCGCGCGTCGCATCGGCGCATGCGATCCCACCCTCCCCGCCGCCGGCGGTCGCCCCCGCTCTCGCCCAGACCGCGCCAGCGATGGTCGCATCACCGCTCGTCGCCGCGCCGCTCGTGGCACCGCCGCGGTCGGCGACGCAGCAGGTCGCGGAAGCGGCCGCCGCCCCACAGCGGGCCGAGCAGCGCCCCACGCCGCGGGCCGCTGCCGCCGCGCCACGGGTGGGACCGCCGCCCACGGTCGAGCAGCTGAAGGCGCGCTGGGAACGTGTGAGTGACGCCATCAAAACCGCCGGACGTGGCATGCTGGCACAAGCCGTGGCGCGGTTGGTCCCGGCATCCGTTTCGGCGCACGGCAGCGTCGCCCTCACCTATGATCCTGCCGACGACACCTTCGCCCGTGCCGCCGATGGCGCGCGCCCGGATATTCTGGCTGCGCTGCAGGCGTGCTTTGACGGCGTCACTGGGGTAACAGTGGTGTCGTCCGTGAATGCCAGCGCGCAGGCGCAGTCCCGCGCGCCGCGCGATACCACGAAACGCCTCACCGCCCACGACGTGCAGCAGCAACGCACCGAGCAACTCTCGTCGAAAGACCCGTTGCTCGAAGCCGCCGTGCGAGCGCTCGACCTCGAATTGCTCGACTAA
- a CDS encoding threonine aldolase family protein yields MTQFAAPLLDVRSDTVTRPSAAMRRAMADAEVGDDVLDGDPTTRRLEAAVAERLGKERALFFPSGTMANQAAIWVQSTPGTEILLDAEAHIIHSEVAATSALCGVQVRPLRGAALVFRAADLMAGMRAPSSDGIEPSMVCLENTHNGAGGVVTTRDDLHALTTVARRFNLAVHLDGARLWNAAAATGTSLAAFAACADTVMVSFSKGLGAPVGACLAGPADVITRAHRARKRFGGGMRQSGILAAGALYGLEHHLDRLAEDHEAAKYLAHLVDGVGGAKVIMPDTNIVMIDLPSPRADDVIARAAALGVRIYKWHDRRVRAVTHLDAPIGLIAEHGPKIAQALSEVLA; encoded by the coding sequence GTGACCCAGTTCGCCGCTCCGTTGCTCGATGTGCGCAGTGATACCGTGACCCGGCCTTCTGCCGCGATGCGTCGCGCGATGGCCGACGCAGAAGTCGGTGACGATGTCCTCGACGGTGATCCGACCACGCGCCGGCTTGAAGCCGCGGTGGCCGAACGACTCGGCAAAGAGCGCGCGCTGTTCTTCCCAAGTGGCACCATGGCCAATCAGGCGGCCATCTGGGTGCAGAGCACGCCGGGCACCGAGATTCTCCTCGACGCTGAGGCGCACATCATCCATTCGGAAGTCGCCGCCACCTCCGCGCTGTGCGGCGTGCAGGTGCGTCCGTTGCGCGGCGCCGCGCTGGTCTTTCGGGCCGCCGACCTGATGGCAGGAATGCGGGCACCGTCCAGTGATGGCATCGAGCCCTCGATGGTGTGTCTCGAGAACACGCACAACGGAGCTGGTGGCGTCGTGACAACGCGCGACGACTTGCACGCCCTCACCACGGTCGCGCGTCGGTTCAACCTCGCGGTGCACCTCGACGGCGCACGCCTGTGGAACGCCGCCGCCGCCACGGGGACTTCACTCGCCGCCTTCGCCGCCTGCGCCGACACCGTCATGGTGTCCTTCTCCAAAGGACTGGGCGCCCCGGTCGGCGCGTGCCTCGCCGGTCCCGCTGACGTCATCACGCGTGCGCATCGCGCCCGGAAACGCTTTGGTGGCGGCATGCGGCAAAGCGGTATCCTCGCGGCCGGCGCGCTGTACGGCCTCGAACATCATCTCGATCGGCTGGCCGAAGACCATGAAGCCGCGAAGTATCTCGCGCATCTCGTCGATGGAGTCGGCGGGGCCAAAGTCATCATGCCCGACACCAACATTGTCATGATCGACTTGCCCAGTCCGCGCGCCGACGACGTCATCGCGCGGGCGGCCGCGCTCGGCGTGCGGATTTACAAATGGCACGACCGCCGGGTGCGCGCGGTGACCCACCTCGATGCACCGATCGGGCTCATCGCCGAGCACGGGCCGAAAATCGCGCAGGCGCTGTCCGAGGTGTTGGCCTAG
- a CDS encoding YihY/virulence factor BrkB family protein, translated as MVAARGRMTPPRPTIWSRAPGRNPLALRAKAESWWDIVRRVWNQGAEDNVLFLAGGLAFNVLLALLPFVLLLISGLSLLLGSETTAAANTVTALVDRLLPSGANSAGELLRGVVAEVLETRGAVTAYSAIGFAWFSTRLFGSLRSVLALIFDGTDRGIVAGKVFDFLATIIATVAIVVYVVISTYVDLATTRGLALLQETGLRTEAMGFVGYLLGRLAALSVVFVLFYAMYRGLPRRRPSIRTAAVGAVTASVLFEIARHLFVLFVARFDPSSLYTGTIAAIVAIVFWTYYGSLLFLIGGEVAQAFDLRRNELAALQQAEAAARAAASTTPARVKPNKRPPTKRP; from the coding sequence ATGGTCGCCGCCAGGGGCCGGATGACACCGCCGCGCCCGACGATATGGTCTCGAGCTCCGGGGAGGAATCCGCTGGCGCTCCGGGCGAAGGCTGAAAGCTGGTGGGACATTGTCCGACGCGTCTGGAATCAAGGCGCTGAGGACAATGTGCTGTTTCTGGCGGGCGGGCTGGCATTCAATGTCCTGCTCGCCCTTCTGCCGTTCGTGCTACTGCTGATCTCCGGCTTGTCGCTGCTGCTTGGCAGCGAGACCACGGCCGCCGCCAATACGGTGACCGCTCTTGTGGATCGTTTGCTTCCGAGCGGCGCCAACTCAGCGGGTGAGCTACTGCGCGGCGTGGTGGCCGAGGTGCTCGAGACGCGAGGCGCCGTCACGGCGTATTCGGCGATCGGCTTCGCCTGGTTCTCTACGCGTCTCTTCGGATCACTACGAAGTGTGCTGGCGCTGATTTTCGACGGCACCGATCGCGGCATCGTTGCCGGCAAGGTCTTCGATTTTCTCGCCACCATCATCGCGACGGTAGCTATCGTCGTCTACGTCGTGATTTCGACGTACGTCGATCTCGCCACCACGCGCGGGCTGGCCTTGCTGCAAGAAACGGGACTGCGCACCGAAGCGATGGGATTCGTCGGCTACCTCCTCGGACGACTGGCCGCACTCTCAGTCGTATTCGTGCTCTTCTATGCCATGTATCGGGGTCTTCCGCGCCGTCGCCCCAGCATACGTACGGCGGCCGTCGGCGCAGTCACCGCATCGGTACTTTTCGAAATCGCCCGACACCTGTTCGTGCTGTTCGTGGCCCGATTCGATCCGAGTTCGCTCTACACGGGCACGATTGCCGCCATCGTCGCGATCGTTTTCTGGACATATTACGGTTCGCTGCTCTTCCTGATCGGCGGCGAGGTCGCGCAGGCGTTCGATCTGCGGCGGAATGAGCTGGCGGCCCTGCAACAGGCAGAGGCTGCGGCTCGTGCCGCCGCCTCGACCACGCCCGCGCGCGTCAAGCCGAATAAACGCCCACCCACCAAACGTCCGTGA
- a CDS encoding YtxH domain-containing protein, giving the protein MARYDEYDDDRVVVIERENGANGIGTFLLGLAIGAGAALLFAPASGAETRQRLQDEARRAGRKVKDMTDEFGEKVADTVEKSRFQFDEQVGRARDAVNSRVQAVGDAVSAGRDAAAQARSELERAVADSKRAYADSRRAYRDHGRRQGPDDTAAPDDMVSSSGEESAGAPGEG; this is encoded by the coding sequence ATGGCCCGGTACGACGAGTACGACGATGATCGCGTGGTCGTGATCGAACGTGAGAATGGCGCGAACGGCATTGGCACCTTTCTGCTTGGTCTCGCGATCGGGGCAGGGGCCGCGCTGCTGTTTGCGCCGGCCAGTGGTGCCGAAACCCGGCAGCGCCTGCAGGACGAAGCGCGACGCGCCGGACGCAAGGTGAAGGACATGACCGATGAGTTCGGCGAGAAGGTGGCCGATACCGTCGAGAAGAGCCGCTTCCAGTTCGACGAGCAGGTTGGCCGTGCGCGCGATGCGGTGAATTCACGTGTGCAGGCGGTTGGCGACGCCGTGTCGGCCGGACGCGATGCGGCAGCGCAGGCGCGATCTGAACTCGAACGTGCCGTGGCCGACAGCAAGCGCGCCTATGCGGACAGCCGCCGGGCGTACCGCGATCATGGTCGCCGCCAGGGGCCGGATGACACCGCCGCGCCCGACGATATGGTCTCGAGCTCCGGGGAGGAATCCGCTGGCGCTCCGGGCGAAGGCTGA
- a CDS encoding class II fructose-bisphosphate aldolase, protein MSDTTKPTTSLFGGAVTVEGGRVQLHDAAVLTSAHMDALVHQAVFGNEGERTFARWLVWELGQTVGVRAASIHELYVARGAGKCSGFTVPAMNIRALTYDTTRAIFRTANTLQAGAFILEIARSEIAYTEQRPDEYVSVILAAALREGYRGPVFIQGDHFQVNHKKFAVDPITEVNAVKALVTEAVAAGFYNIDVDTSTLVDLSKETLAEQQRLNYDVCVDITRFVRAAEPAGVTISIGGEIGEVGTENSTPEELEAFMDGFKATLETQAPGTAGLSKISVQSGTSHGGIVLADGSIAEVALDFDTLEKLSKIGRDRYGMAGAVQHGASTLPDAAFSNFPRLETAEIHLATNFQTMMFDHIPAALRADMYAWLDTNAKDERKATDTDEQFYYKARKKSIGPFKKQLWALPADVRGALGAAYDKKFTFLFEQLGIAGTRAIVEQFVTIPEQHRPFPTGASTIVAAPDDADLSD, encoded by the coding sequence ATGTCCGATACCACGAAACCCACGACGTCCTTGTTTGGCGGTGCCGTTACGGTGGAAGGTGGGCGCGTCCAGCTGCATGACGCCGCCGTCCTGACCTCCGCGCACATGGACGCGCTGGTTCATCAGGCTGTCTTCGGGAACGAAGGCGAGCGTACCTTCGCCCGCTGGCTCGTGTGGGAGCTGGGTCAGACCGTCGGTGTTCGTGCCGCGTCGATCCATGAGCTGTACGTCGCACGTGGAGCAGGCAAGTGCAGCGGTTTCACTGTACCCGCGATGAACATCCGCGCGCTCACCTACGACACGACGCGCGCGATCTTCCGCACGGCCAACACGCTGCAGGCCGGCGCGTTCATTCTCGAAATTGCCCGCTCCGAAATCGCCTACACCGAACAGCGCCCCGACGAGTATGTGTCGGTGATTCTCGCCGCCGCGCTGCGCGAAGGCTATCGCGGACCGGTGTTCATTCAGGGCGACCACTTCCAGGTCAACCACAAGAAGTTCGCGGTCGATCCCATCACCGAAGTGAACGCGGTCAAGGCACTCGTCACCGAGGCCGTCGCTGCTGGCTTCTACAACATCGATGTCGACACATCGACGCTGGTCGATCTCTCCAAGGAGACGCTCGCCGAACAACAGCGTCTCAACTACGACGTGTGCGTGGACATCACCCGCTTCGTGCGTGCGGCTGAGCCAGCCGGCGTGACGATCTCCATCGGCGGCGAGATCGGGGAAGTCGGGACTGAGAACAGCACGCCGGAAGAGCTCGAAGCGTTCATGGACGGCTTCAAGGCCACGCTCGAGACGCAGGCGCCGGGTACGGCTGGGCTCTCCAAGATCTCGGTACAGTCGGGTACGTCGCACGGCGGTATCGTGCTCGCCGATGGGTCCATTGCCGAGGTCGCCCTCGATTTCGACACCCTCGAGAAGCTCTCGAAGATCGGTCGTGATCGTTATGGCATGGCCGGTGCAGTACAGCACGGCGCGTCGACGCTGCCCGACGCCGCGTTCAGCAACTTCCCACGGCTCGAGACGGCGGAAATCCATCTCGCGACGAATTTCCAGACCATGATGTTCGATCACATCCCGGCCGCGCTGCGGGCCGACATGTATGCATGGCTGGATACCAACGCCAAGGACGAACGCAAGGCGACGGATACCGACGAACAGTTCTACTACAAGGCGCGTAAGAAATCGATCGGACCGTTCAAGAAGCAGTTGTGGGCGTTACCCGCTGACGTGCGGGGCGCGCTCGGCGCGGCGTACGACAAGAAGTTCACATTCCTGTTCGAACAGCTGGGCATCGCCGGAACCCGCGCGATTGTCGAGCAGTTCGTCACGATACCTGAGCAGCATCGCCCGTTTCCGACGGGAGCCAGCACCATCGTGGCCGCCCCGGACGACGCGGATCTTTCGGACTGA
- a CDS encoding glucose-6-phosphate isomerase — MSLSLDFTNMMGAALPHGAGITAAQLTDASDAFAKAHAHVHAMQAELGFLTLPVNEALRDATLAVAEQTRGRFDDVLLLGIGGSALGPIALRTALRPPAWNTLSADARGGHPRLHVLDNVDPATIAATLARLDLSRTLVLVISKSGGTVETMAQYLIVREALARAVGEDAARQHLVFITDPEVGALRKIARAEGITTLEVPPNVGGRFSVLSPVGMLPAALIGIDVKALLAGAADVMTRAASADLATNLPGTFAVLQHIADTAHGRSVQVLMPYADPLRDLALWFVQLWAESLGKLRSDGTPVGPTPLPAVGATDQHSQVQLFMEGPLDKTVTFITVKGRERDGMIPTRHADIPELSYLAGHTLGELIDIEQRATAGALAARGRFNATLAIDTVDAFHLGALMQTFALATAYAGVLYEVNAFNQPGVELGKNFAYAMLGRAGSEQARAEWDALPKPDPRYRV, encoded by the coding sequence ATGTCGTTGTCGCTTGATTTCACGAACATGATGGGTGCGGCGCTGCCGCATGGCGCAGGTATCACGGCCGCGCAGCTCACCGATGCGTCCGACGCTTTCGCCAAAGCGCACGCGCACGTGCACGCCATGCAGGCCGAACTCGGCTTCCTCACCCTCCCGGTGAACGAGGCGTTGCGCGACGCCACGCTGGCCGTTGCCGAGCAGACGCGGGGCCGGTTCGATGACGTGTTGCTGCTGGGCATCGGCGGTTCGGCGCTCGGCCCCATCGCGCTGCGTACCGCGCTTCGGCCGCCGGCGTGGAATACCCTCAGCGCGGACGCCCGCGGCGGCCACCCTCGCCTGCACGTGCTCGACAACGTCGACCCGGCCACCATCGCCGCCACGCTCGCCCGGCTCGATCTGTCCCGCACGCTCGTGCTGGTGATTTCGAAGTCCGGCGGCACGGTGGAAACGATGGCGCAGTATCTCATCGTGCGAGAGGCACTGGCGCGCGCGGTGGGAGAAGACGCGGCACGTCAGCATCTCGTCTTCATCACCGATCCCGAGGTTGGCGCGCTCCGCAAGATCGCTCGCGCCGAGGGCATCACGACGCTCGAGGTGCCGCCGAATGTGGGTGGCCGATTCTCGGTGCTGTCGCCCGTCGGTATGCTCCCGGCGGCTCTGATAGGCATCGATGTCAAGGCGCTCCTCGCTGGTGCGGCCGACGTCATGACGAGGGCCGCGAGCGCTGATCTTGCCACGAACTTACCCGGCACCTTCGCGGTGCTGCAGCACATCGCGGACACGGCCCACGGACGATCGGTGCAGGTGCTGATGCCCTACGCCGATCCGCTGCGCGACCTCGCGCTCTGGTTCGTGCAGTTGTGGGCCGAGTCACTGGGCAAGCTGCGCAGCGACGGCACACCCGTGGGGCCGACGCCGCTGCCGGCCGTCGGCGCCACCGATCAGCATTCGCAAGTGCAGCTGTTCATGGAGGGCCCTCTCGACAAGACCGTCACCTTCATCACGGTGAAGGGGCGCGAGCGCGACGGCATGATTCCCACACGTCACGCCGACATTCCCGAGTTGAGCTATCTCGCTGGACACACCCTCGGTGAACTCATCGACATCGAGCAGCGCGCCACGGCTGGGGCGCTGGCGGCCCGCGGACGATTCAACGCCACGCTCGCCATCGACACGGTCGACGCGTTTCACCTGGGCGCGCTCATGCAGACCTTCGCGCTGGCCACCGCCTACGCCGGTGTGCTGTACGAGGTGAACGCCTTCAATCAGCCGGGTGTGGAGTTGGGTAAGAACTTCGCCTATGCCATGCTCGGCCGAGCTGGGAGTGAGCAGGCGCGCGCCGAATGGGATGCACTCCCCAAGCCGGACCCGCGCTACCGCGTGTGA
- a CDS encoding MBL fold metallo-hydrolase has translation MTASARLTFLGTGTSFGVPQIGCGCVVCRSTDPRDKRTRCGAVIETASGTRLLIDTPPELRLQLVAADIDDIDAVLYTHEHADHIHGIDDLRAFTIRRATSLPLYGEAATLHTLRARFPYIMDEQFRPLPGTTRPEGTLMPIEAGVPFTVKDTEVLPIAVPHGRASVVGYRVGDIAYITDAKLLPDTARTALAGVRVLVLNALLRHPHPTHLSIAEAVAVAQEIGAERTLLTHLTHDNAHAALAAELPAGVEPAYDGLVVTCS, from the coding sequence GTGACCGCATCCGCGCGCCTCACCTTTCTGGGAACCGGCACCAGCTTCGGGGTGCCGCAGATCGGTTGCGGCTGTGTCGTCTGCCGCTCCACCGATCCGCGCGACAAGCGCACACGCTGCGGTGCCGTGATCGAGACCGCGAGTGGCACTCGACTGCTCATCGATACCCCGCCTGAACTGCGCCTGCAGCTCGTGGCGGCCGATATCGACGACATCGATGCCGTGTTGTACACGCACGAGCATGCCGACCACATTCACGGGATCGACGATCTGCGCGCGTTCACGATCCGCCGCGCCACCTCGCTGCCGCTGTATGGGGAAGCGGCCACGCTGCACACGTTGCGCGCTCGCTTTCCCTATATCATGGACGAGCAGTTTCGTCCGTTACCCGGCACGACACGCCCGGAAGGTACGCTCATGCCGATTGAGGCTGGCGTGCCGTTCACGGTGAAGGACACCGAAGTCCTGCCGATCGCGGTGCCCCACGGTCGCGCGTCGGTGGTCGGGTACCGCGTCGGCGACATCGCCTACATCACCGACGCCAAGCTGTTGCCCGACACGGCGCGCACCGCGCTCGCGGGCGTACGCGTGCTGGTGCTGAATGCCCTGTTGCGCCATCCGCATCCCACGCATCTCTCGATCGCCGAGGCCGTGGCGGTGGCGCAGGAGATCGGCGCGGAGCGCACCCTGCTCACGCACCTCACGCACGACAACGCGCACGCCGCGCTTGCCGCCGAGTTGCCCGCCGGTGTCGAGCCCGCGTACGACGGTCTGGTCGTGACCTGTTCGTAA
- the pyk gene encoding pyruvate kinase: MPASDDVLTIPRTGPERAAATTSEGSAPSAFRRVHVPRTKIVGTLGPASNSAEGVRALIEAGLDVARINFSHGTHEQHARTIATVREVAEQLGRPVAILGDLQGPRIRIGVLPEKRELEPGTSVVLVPEEIAAGDEIPITYADLCHDVSPGNRVLINDGLFELVVTKVEAPRVTATVVHGGLLSSNKGMNLPGIAVSAPSLTEKDRADLTFAVEHELDAVALSFVRKAQDIEELRELIPKSMLICAKIEKDIALQNIEEIMKATDAVMVARGDLGVELPYEQVPNAQKDIIALANRMGRPVITATQMLESMIDNPRPTRAEASDVANAILDGTDAVMLSAETAAGHYPRLAVEAMRRIITEIETHPRPGIANRAERRTTSGVNTEEAIAAATVAAVRMLESPLVVVFTKSGFTARIVSSHRPSVPILALTDEPRVCRQLSLVWGVVPRLVPTARGYDHMVAMALREALDMGLVTKGDRVLVTAGVPFDVPGTTNLLKVETV, encoded by the coding sequence TTGCCAGCCTCTGATGATGTCCTGACCATCCCGCGCACGGGACCTGAGCGCGCCGCGGCAACGACGTCCGAAGGATCTGCGCCATCGGCCTTCCGTCGGGTGCATGTGCCGCGCACGAAGATCGTCGGCACGCTCGGCCCGGCCAGTAATTCGGCCGAAGGCGTTCGCGCGCTGATCGAGGCTGGTCTTGATGTCGCTCGCATCAATTTCTCGCACGGCACGCACGAGCAGCACGCCCGGACGATCGCCACGGTACGTGAAGTGGCCGAACAGCTCGGTCGTCCGGTCGCGATTCTTGGCGACCTGCAGGGCCCGCGCATCCGCATCGGTGTCCTGCCCGAGAAGCGCGAGCTCGAGCCCGGTACATCGGTCGTCTTGGTGCCCGAGGAAATCGCCGCCGGTGACGAAATCCCGATCACCTACGCCGATCTCTGCCACGACGTCTCGCCGGGCAATCGCGTGCTGATCAACGACGGACTCTTCGAGCTCGTCGTCACCAAGGTCGAAGCGCCCCGCGTCACGGCCACGGTGGTCCACGGCGGATTGCTCTCGAGCAACAAGGGGATGAATCTCCCCGGCATCGCCGTCTCGGCGCCGTCGCTCACCGAAAAGGATCGGGCCGATCTCACCTTCGCCGTGGAGCACGAACTCGATGCCGTCGCGCTCAGCTTTGTGCGCAAGGCGCAGGACATCGAAGAGCTCCGTGAACTGATCCCGAAGTCGATGCTCATCTGCGCGAAGATCGAGAAGGACATCGCGCTGCAGAACATCGAAGAGATCATGAAGGCCACCGATGCCGTCATGGTGGCACGCGGCGATCTCGGCGTGGAACTGCCGTACGAGCAGGTGCCGAACGCGCAGAAGGACATCATCGCACTCGCCAATCGCATGGGCCGCCCTGTCATCACGGCCACGCAGATGCTCGAGTCGATGATCGACAATCCGCGCCCCACGCGCGCCGAAGCCAGCGACGTCGCCAACGCGATTCTCGATGGCACCGACGCCGTGATGCTGTCCGCCGAAACAGCGGCGGGGCATTACCCGCGTCTTGCGGTTGAAGCGATGCGACGCATCATCACCGAAATCGAGACGCATCCGCGTCCCGGGATCGCCAATCGCGCCGAGCGTCGCACCACCAGCGGCGTGAACACGGAAGAAGCCATCGCGGCCGCCACCGTCGCCGCGGTGCGCATGCTCGAGTCTCCGCTCGTCGTTGTCTTCACGAAGAGTGGATTCACGGCGCGCATCGTGTCGTCGCACCGTCCCAGTGTGCCCATTCTGGCGCTCACCGACGAACCGCGCGTCTGCCGCCAGCTGTCGCTGGTCTGGGGTGTTGTGCCGCGCCTGGTGCCCACCGCACGCGGGTACGATCACATGGTGGCCATGGCGCTGCGTGAGGCGCTCGACATGGGCCTCGTGACCAAGGGCGACCGCGTCTTGGTCACCGCTGGCGTGCCGTTCGACGTCCCGGGCACGACCAATCTGCTCAAGGTCGAAACGGTGTGA